Proteins from a genomic interval of Kitasatospora herbaricolor:
- a CDS encoding nuclear transport factor 2 family protein — MTTPTDITRAINDLLFTPELDLTEALDRHFAPDYRQRTDGVWSDRDSFAQHMTRLRSLVRGGHIQVHDELRDGSRYADRHTVTVEQHNGRTSRTEVYLFAELAPDGRFLRVEETTLLVAGHADDRDLAHIR, encoded by the coding sequence GTGACGACCCCGACCGACATCACCCGGGCCATCAACGACCTGCTGTTCACCCCGGAACTCGACCTCACCGAAGCCCTGGACCGGCACTTCGCCCCCGACTACCGCCAGCGCACCGACGGCGTGTGGAGCGATCGGGACTCCTTCGCGCAGCACATGACCCGGCTCCGCTCGCTGGTCCGCGGCGGGCACATCCAGGTCCACGACGAGCTCCGGGACGGTTCGCGCTACGCGGACCGTCACACCGTCACCGTCGAGCAGCACAACGGCCGCACCTCCCGCACCGAGGTGTACCTCTTCGCCGAACTCGCCCCGGACGGGCGCTTCCTGCGGGTCGAGGAGACCACCCTGCTGGTGGCAGGCCACGCCGACGACCGGGACCTGGCACACATCAGGTGA